The stretch of DNA AAGTGATGAAACAATTATCAGCCGAACAGCTAAAAGAAGTAGAAAGACAAATGGCCATCTACACTCAAGGGGTGCAAGAAATAATTCCTGTTGAGGACCTGGAAGTAAAAGTAGCGAAATCGGTATTAGAAAATCGCCCTTTAAAAATAAAATTAGGATTAGATCCATCCGCACCAGATGTTCATCTTGGTCATACAGTCGTCCTAAAGAAAATGAGACAGTTTCAAGACAATGGTCATAAAATCCAATTATTAATTGGAGACTTTACAGGCAAAATTGGTGATCCGACTGGAAAGTCTGTCGCAAGAAAACCGTTAACGGATGAAGAAGTAAAGCATAATGCAAAAACATACTTTGAGCAATTCGGAAAAGTGATGGATATGGATAAAGTAGACTTGTACTACAACTCTGAATGGTTAACGAAATTAAACTTTGAAGATGTGATTGGATTAGCAGGAAAAATTACGGTTGCTCGATTGATGGAAGGAGATGACTTTGAGGAGAGAATTGCGACAGGAAAACCAATTTCACTTCATGAGTTTTTCTACCCGTTAATGCAAGGATACGATTCCGTTGTATTAGAATGTGATATTGAATTGGGAGGAACTGATCAGCATTTTAACATCTTAATGGGAAGACATTACCAAGAAAAGTTTGGAAAAGAAAAACAAGTTGCGATGCTTATGCCTTTATTAGAGGGTCTTGACGGTGTGGAGAAAATGTCGAAGTCTAAGAAAAACTACATCGGTATTGATGAAAGTCCAAATGAAATGTACGGAAAAGCGATGTCGATACCGGATGAGTTAATGGTGAAATACTTTGAATTAGTGACCGACCTTTCCCTTGAGCAACTGGAAACGATGAAACATGATCTAACGTCAGGCGATCTTCATCCTCGTGATGCAAAAATGCTGTTAGGGAAAACGATTGTTAGAATGTACCATGGGGAAGAAGCAGCAGAAAAAGCTGAGCATCATTTCGTTTCCGTCTTCCAACAAGGTGCAGTGCCTGATGAACTACCGGTAGTTGAGTGGAAAGGTAGTAAGGAAGTGTTAATAACAGACCTTTTAGTCGAACTACAAATGTTAAGCTCGAAAAGTGAAGCCCGCAGGATGATTGCTAATCGAGGAGTAAAGTTAGATGGTGAGAAGGTAGAAGATGTAGCTTTACGAGTATCGATGACAGCCGGATTAGTTGTACAAGTAGGAAAGCGTAAATTTGCAAAAATAAAAATGTAATTTTGATGAAGGTGTAACGCTAGTATTAGTTACATCTTTTTTTCTATAAAGAAGAAGGAGTTATAAAGTCTTTGTGGAATGTATGTAATGAGATTTACATATATTGTTACTTGGAGGAGTACGATGAAATATATAAAACTACTAGTATTAATTTGCGTTTTCTTTGTGGTGATGGTCGGCTGCAGTAGTAATAAAGTACAACCTGATAGTACCGAAAATGTAGCCTGGCTAATGAAGTTAGCAATCGAAAATGATGATTATGAAGCATTCGATTCTTTGTTTTCTGAAGGTAGAAAGGGAAGTGTTTCTAGAACTGATTTCAGCGAATTTACGAATCTAACAACTGCTGGTGCAAATTACAAAAAGTACGAATTAGTTACCTTTGAAAATGGTGAAATGCTGCTAGTAAGACTGACACCAGAAAATGAAGACAATAAATATGAAATAGAGGATGTTATTGTTGTACCGGAAGAGATGAAAGTACTATTTAAGGATTAATGGTGATTGTTTCCATGTTAAGGATAATTAAAATTATTTTAGCATTAGTGGTTATCACTCTAGCCATTTATGGGTCAACGACAAAAAAATATGAACTTCAACTATTTATGATATTTTTCGTGAGTATAATAGTTTTAATCTATGGAATAGAGGAATTAAATTTAGGTCGGAAAGAGCAAGGTTTGATAAATATAGGTGTTTTTTTGTTACTCTTATTGGCAGTTGTGTTCGAGAGTTTCAATTAATATGGATACAATGATGAATGGCCAAAGTTTAGGACAAAAGTAGAAACCCCATTCTAACCAATATTGTTAGAATGGGGAAAAGATTAATAGTTTTCTTCTGGGGCATTATACGTAACATATGTACCAGCGATAAAATCATGTAACGAACGCTTATCTTCACGTGCTGCAACCATAGTAACACTTACAATAAGGGCAATTCCAAAAGTTATTCCATAAATGAGCCCCGCTACAAAAGTACGAAGAAGCATGTTCCCAATTTTTACGTCTGAGCCATCCATACGCACAATTCGTATGCCGAGAGCTTTCTTCCCGATTGTATATCCAGCCCAAACAACAGGAACAACAACATAATAAGCTGCTTCAAGTAAATATAATACCCATGATTCTGAACCTAATGGAATACCTAATATTAAAGAAAGAATGAAACTGATCACAACTAAGACTAGCAATCCATCTAAAATACCGGCCCCTAGCCTAACCCAAAAACCTGCTGGATCTGAAACTTCATACATAATAAACACCTCCTATAAATATATACGCAATTAACTGAATTTTACCACATGTGACAAAAGAACTATACTAAAAAAGAAAACTATTAACATTAAAGAAAAGCTAGTTTCCACATGGACATACCTTGAAGAATGATGAATAAAGTGTAATGAAGGAATGTAGAATGGGGTGGTAATTTTGGAAGAATGGAAACAAGTATTGTTTAGACTTATAGAAGCAACTATTATGCTGGCTATTGGTCTTCTCGTTACGTTAACGATACTAAAGCCTATATATGAACATTTCGAAATTCCCTTTTTAGGTAATGTGTGGGTGAACTGGTTTGGTGTTTCTTACCTATTTTTTGTCTTTTATACAGTAATAGGTCGTTTTTTGCTTTGTAAAAATAGTGAACTTTTTAAACACCGAATTAAATCTGTCCTTTTTTGGTTGTTCTTTGTCGGAGCGACCTATGTTGTCTTTATTCCTTTTATTAAAGGAGAAAATCCATTTTAGTTATTTATAATAAGTTTGGTAAAATAGGATGACAGGAACAGAAAGTGAGGGAAGGTTTTGATTAAATATAAATGTCTACACCATGTCAGTCTTAATGTAACAGATTTAGAGAAGGCAAAAGACTTCTATAGTAAGATACTTTGTTTGAAAGAAATAAATCGACCAGACTTTGGGTTTCCCGGTGCGTGGTATGATATCGAGGGGCAGCAGCTACATTTAATTGTCGACTCTAAATCACAAACCATTCGGGAAGATAAAAGCTTATCGAGTAGGGAAGGCCATTTTGCACTGAGAGTAGAGAGCTATACTGAAACGTTAGAATGGTTAAAACAAAACAACGTGGAAGTGTTGGAAAAGCCAAATTCTAAAAGTGGTTTTGCGCAAATATTCTGTGCCGACCCTGATGGAAATTTAATTGAGTTAAATGTAGAGCAAAAAGATTTAAATTAATGTAGGAAACCGCTAAAATGCTGTACGTGCATTTTTGGCGGTTTTTACTTTTAATAGAAGCCAATAACGAAAAATCATTTATACGAAAAAAGGTAATTCGTTACCAGTGCCGAAATAAAATAACATTTAGAAAACATTTAAGATATTACAATCTATATGAATTGCCATATTAAGGGGGAATATCGTGGAAGGTAATTTTATTACACTAAATAATAATAAAGTGTACGTGACTACTATAGGAGAAGGAGAACCTATCGTCTTTCTCCATGGTGGGCCAGGAAGTGAGCATCGTTTTTTTCTTCCTTACGTTAAACCACTAGCCGCTAAATATAAATTAGTGCTATATGACCAGAGAGGATGCGGAAAGTCGGATCCTATTGCAGATAATCAATATTCAATGGAAGAAGAAGTTAGGACGTTAGAGTTACTTCGGAAGGAACTAGAGTTAGAACAAATTAATTTGTTTGGAGAATCGTGGGGAAGTATGCTGGCCTTATTATATGCAACCTCCTATCCAGAAAAGGTTAATAAAATCTTTTTAACAGCTGCAATTGGAATGTCAGCAACTGGATTTAAAGCATTTGAACAGGAATTACTGAAAAAGATGTCTTTTAAAGATAAGGCAAAACTATTTTTGTTAGATAAAAAAATGCAAAGGGGAAAAGCCACGATTGAAAATATACTAGACATTTTAGATCCCTACTATGTTTTTTCCAAAGACACACTCAGGAATAAAGTAAGATACAACATGAATAGTACAGTTAATCATGTGATCGGTGAAGATATAAAAAAACAATACTATTTAACAGAAAAGGCTCACAAATTATTAGACATCCCGATTATGGTTGCGCAAGGTAGCCATGATATTTTACCGCCAGAAAAAATTCATAGTTTGCTAGTGAAGTACATTCCGCATGCAAGATTAATGGAAATAAAGAACTGCGGACATTGGACGGTAGTGGAGAAACCAAATGAGATTAATTCTTTAGCCTTTCAGTTTTTTGCTAGGGATAAGTAAGGAGAAAATGGAAACCTTTATGAAACAAGCAGAATTGTTGGAAGAAAGTATTGAGGTACCTTTAAAATATTGAGTTAAAGTTTTCCCTATTAAATACAGTTTGAACACCTCACTCAAGAATCAACTAATAGCTAAGAGAGAGCAAAATCAAAAAAATAAAAATAGCCTAAATTTCTATAACGGGTTCGGTTTTTGAGTAGAAAAACTAAATTTGCTCACGAATTAGCAGTCCTATTCGCAACTGAATTGGACTGCTTCTTTTTGATGATAGTTCAAGGATTATATGACTTTATGGATGTTTTAGCACGCATATTTGCACCCCTTTTGATAAGGTAACAGAAATTATTGTCATCGTGCGAATTCGTATGCTAATTGCTATGTGAATTTGTGCGTTAAAAAAGCGAGTAGGAATTTGGATATATATGTTAAAATAGTATAAAGGCTTATTTAACTAACGGAGCAGTTTAGTGGAAAAGTCATGATTGATCTTTGTTCAGCAATCGGGCTATTATATGTAGAATGATAATTGTTCATATTTATCGTAAATAATGATAAAAAAAATGAACCATTTCAATGTTTTGACAAGGACATGACGAACAACTAAGGAGGAAATATAATGTCCAATGAAGGAAAGTCAAGAAAAATAATTTTAGATTTAGCAGTTACTCTAGATGGATTTATTGAAGGGAAAAATGGTGAAGTTGATTGGTGCATAATGGACCCTGAAATGGAATTTAATAATTTTCTAAATCAGATTGATACAATTTTGTATGGAAGAAAAAGTTACGATTTATGGGGACAATATACTTCCACGATTGAAGATACTAATGATGAAAAAGAAATGTGGGGATTGGTTCATAGTAAGGAGAAATATGTGTTTTCCAGAACGCAAAAAGGGTATGACAATAAAGCAATATTTGTAAGTGAACATATTCCCGAGGAAGTAAATAAATTAAAGAATAAGCCTGGTAAAGACATCTGGTTATACGGAGGGGCAAGTCTCATCACAACTTTTATCGATTTAGGCCTAGTTGATGAATTTAGATTATCTGTTCATCCTGTGGTCTTGGGAGAAGGAAAACCATTGTTTATTGATATAAAACAAAGATTGAATCTGAAATTGGTTAATACAAGAAGTTTCTCCTCTGGCGTTGTTCAACTAACCTACCATTTGAATCAAGAGTAGTATTATTAACCCCTCAACAATCGGCGCTTTTCCTACACATTAAGGAATTAAACTTTATAAGAAATGATTGTGAATATTTTCACTTAAATTAACGGGTGCTTATCTTCTATAAAGTAATACGATAAAAAAAGCTCGAAGCGTATTGGCCCCGAGCTTTTTTGCGTGCTAATTTCATTGTTAAAGTGTCTGCTAATTCAACTGCTAATTACCGTGCAAAAAGCACTGCTAATTCAAATTTTGTACTTCAAAACCGAACCTGTTAAAATTTCTATAGTCTGCTTTTTATTTTACGATTTTTATTTTATATAGGAGTAAGTTTGTATTATATCTTTTCTACGATACACACTTAAAATAAGCCCTAGTATAGCCGAATTGAATAGCAACATACTTCCTCCATAACTGATAAAAGGAAGAGAAAAACTTACTAATGGCAATAGTCCAAGGCCCATAAAAATATTCCAAATTGTTGGAACAGAAATCAAGCTCGCGCCCCCAATTACTAACAGTCTTCCAAATAGATCCTTTGTCTTAAATGCGTTTGTTGAAATTCTTCCTATAAAAAATAATAATAGAAGACAAAGGAAAATTCCAAACACCCAACCGAAAGAATAAACAAGATAAGGAAAAACAAAATCCGTAAAAATGTCAGGTAAATTTTGGATGAATGTATCATTTGTAAATCCATTTCCGAACCACCCAGCTTGACTATAAGCATTTTTTAAAACCATGTATACCCATCCATATCCACCTGGGTCCTTTTCAGGATATAAAAATGCCGAAAGTCGTTCTGAAAAAAAGTGACTACCACGTGGAGTAAAAAGTAACGGGACAAGGAGGATAATTCCCGTACCAACACTCGTAGTGATTATTTTTATTGCTAAACTTTTATGGACTTTTGAAAAACAAAACATGATGCATACACAAGAAATATACATGATTGTTAATGTGAAGTTTGGAAGCATCATATAGAAAATGATTGGTATCCAAAATAAGAAAAAGAGTAACATTTGTTTCTTCCAACTTTTAAAAGTATTTATACGATAAAGGATACCTATCCAAGCTAGAAAAAATAAAAATAATGTGCAGTGTGTCGAGTTTATTACAACTCCGGATACCTCAATATGGTTCATTGCTCCCATTTTCATAACGCCTAAAAAATATGTATATAGGAGTAAAATAAATCCAAAACAATAAAGATAGGGCCAAAAACGGAGTAGCTTTCTATAGTCCAAAAACAAAAATGCAACGAGTACAAGTATACTAAGAGATAACCAAATTGCTTGGCGTGTTACGAAATAGTTGTCTGGAATCGCTTCGTTCTCGAACGTCCATCCTGATACAGGTAGAAAGCTTATAGCAGCAATAATCCCAAATAGTAACAGAAGGACCCAGTCCAATTTTGGTCGGTGAATGCGATTTAAGTTCTCTCCCAGATTAAATGGATTACCCATTTCTTGAACTGCTTTTTCATCTGCTTCGTCTTTTGAGAAATCTCTTCTTTGGAAAGATTGACTTAACTCTTTTAAGTGGTAAGAGAGTTCTTTTTTTATTAATATATGTGCTTCCTTGGATTTTACTTTTGAGGTTACTTTATTAAGGAAGTCATCAAAATTTGATTTACTCATAATGATGCCTCCTCTAGTAAGTGTTTAAGTGAAAACTTTTGTTTGGGACTAGTTTGTTTGTAAGAAGCTAAACATTTTTGACCTTTTGAAGTTAATGAATAATATTTTTTTTCTCCTTTCCATTCAGAGGTTATAAATCCTTTTTTCTCAATTAAATGTAAAAGGGAATAAAGCTGTCCTTCATTGTTTTGAAAGGTAAGATCGTTGTGTTGGATAAGTTGAATAGAAAGGTCATAGCCTAACTTTCCTTCGTACTGTAATAATTCAAATAGTAAATATAAAGTTTCTTCCTTCCAAGAATGGAGGTGATTGGGTGATTGTTTTGCTCTTATAGCTTCTTTTACAGCAACTTTTCTTTCGTTAGAAAAGGAAAAATCTTTAAAGACAGTTTTTTTCATTGAATTCTTTAAGTTAGAGAATAGGTTATCCATTTTTTATACCTCCTCTTCAATTTTACTTTTTACTAACTCTTTTGCCCGTTTAAGTCTCGTTTTTAACGTATTTACATTCACACCTGTAACGTTACTAATCTCTGATAAGGTTAATTCCTCAAAGTAGTGGAGAAAAATTACCTCTCTAAACTTAATTGGTAAAGTCATCACTGCATTAACTAAGCTTGTTTCCTCATCCTTTTGAATGACTGCATCTTCTACTTGCTTTTCTTTTGATGGAATAAAATCAAGAATTTTTTCGTTTAAAGTAATTTTTCTATAGTACCAGCTTCTTAAATAATCTTTACAGTGGTTACTTGCAATACGAAAAGCCCACGTTTTAATGGAGGATTGTTGTTTAAATGTATGTAATTTTTCGTAGCATTTAATAAGTACTTCTTGTGTTAAATCTTCCGCAACCGTGTGATTTTTAACGTATGTATAAACAAAATGTAAAATGTCGTCACTATAATCATTTATTAATTGATTGATAATATCTCCCTTGTTAGCTAAGCTTTCGATTGTTAGCGGCATTTGCCTTAATTCACTCATGTGCATTTTCACCTCTTCCTCCATTTTAGACGAAGCTAGCAGGTTAGTGGTTTGGAAATATGGAAGAAAAATAAAATTTGTGAAAGAAACTCCAGTTTTACGTAGTATAAATGGAAATGGAATATCCGCAAAAGTTTAGTATAATGAAGTCAATATAAGAATTAGGAGCTGAAAATATGCAAAAAGTTACTCCCTTTTTAATGTTTCAAGGGCAAGCGGAAGAAGCAATGAATTTGTACACTTCTTTAATAGAGGATTCCGAAATTACAAGCATCACCCGGTACGGTGCAAACCAACCAGGAGATGAAGGAAGTGTCATGCAAGCATCTTTTTCGTTAAAAGGGCAAGAATTTATGTGTATCGATAGCAATATTAAACATGACTTTTCGTTTACTCCTTCCTTTTCGATTTTCCTCACATGTGATTCGGAACAAGAAATCGATGAGCTTTATGAGAAATTAATAGACGGAGGAGCACCTTTAATGCCACTTGGTGATTACGGGTTTAGTCAAAAATTTGGATGGATTAATGACAAGTATGGTGTATCTTGGCAGTTGAACTTACCAATTAATTAATGTTGTAGATAGCGTTATTCCTTTAGGATTAACGCTTTTCACATGTAAATAATAAAAATGGGAGAGTGGGTTCCATGCAGTTATCAGCAATATTTATTTTTGGACTCGTTTGGGGAGGACTAATGATCTATTTTTTTACACCTACTAGAAAAATAGAAAATGTCGATTTTAAAAAGGACTGGAATTTCCAGCATGCCTTTAAAGATAGTTTAATAAGCATTGGGCTACAAAAAAAGGCGGTGCCAGTTTTTCTAATGTTAGTCATTGCTGTACTAGCTATTTGGTCCTTTCACTCTCAACTTAAATGGCATAATGAAGCACATGGAGGCGGGGAAATGACTTATGATCCAACGGTACGAGCTGTTATATACATCGTTGGTTTCATTGTATATAGCACAATTTTATACTTGTACTTAGCATATAGGAGAGCTATGCTTTTGTTAAAAAAATGAAAGGGTGATATAAGAATGAGTTACAAGCAAGCATTAAAACAATACATAGAAGCTACCAACACTCATGACTTCAATAACGTAAAAACACACCTTCATGACCAAGCAGTTTTTTGGTTTACAAATAAAACATGCGCTTCCATGACCG from Sutcliffiella cohnii encodes:
- the tyrS gene encoding tyrosine--tRNA ligase, whose translation is MNEVMKQLSAEQLKEVERQMAIYTQGVQEIIPVEDLEVKVAKSVLENRPLKIKLGLDPSAPDVHLGHTVVLKKMRQFQDNGHKIQLLIGDFTGKIGDPTGKSVARKPLTDEEVKHNAKTYFEQFGKVMDMDKVDLYYNSEWLTKLNFEDVIGLAGKITVARLMEGDDFEERIATGKPISLHEFFYPLMQGYDSVVLECDIELGGTDQHFNILMGRHYQEKFGKEKQVAMLMPLLEGLDGVEKMSKSKKNYIGIDESPNEMYGKAMSIPDELMVKYFELVTDLSLEQLETMKHDLTSGDLHPRDAKMLLGKTIVRMYHGEEAAEKAEHHFVSVFQQGAVPDELPVVEWKGSKEVLITDLLVELQMLSSKSEARRMIANRGVKLDGEKVEDVALRVSMTAGLVVQVGKRKFAKIKM
- a CDS encoding RDD family protein, whose protein sequence is MYEVSDPAGFWVRLGAGILDGLLVLVVISFILSLILGIPLGSESWVLYLLEAAYYVVVPVVWAGYTIGKKALGIRIVRMDGSDVKIGNMLLRTFVAGLIYGITFGIALIVSVTMVAAREDKRSLHDFIAGTYVTYNAPEENY
- a CDS encoding VOC family protein, producing the protein MIKYKCLHHVSLNVTDLEKAKDFYSKILCLKEINRPDFGFPGAWYDIEGQQLHLIVDSKSQTIREDKSLSSREGHFALRVESYTETLEWLKQNNVEVLEKPNSKSGFAQIFCADPDGNLIELNVEQKDLN
- a CDS encoding alpha/beta fold hydrolase; the protein is MEGNFITLNNNKVYVTTIGEGEPIVFLHGGPGSEHRFFLPYVKPLAAKYKLVLYDQRGCGKSDPIADNQYSMEEEVRTLELLRKELELEQINLFGESWGSMLALLYATSYPEKVNKIFLTAAIGMSATGFKAFEQELLKKMSFKDKAKLFLLDKKMQRGKATIENILDILDPYYVFSKDTLRNKVRYNMNSTVNHVIGEDIKKQYYLTEKAHKLLDIPIMVAQGSHDILPPEKIHSLLVKYIPHARLMEIKNCGHWTVVEKPNEINSLAFQFFARDK
- a CDS encoding dihydrofolate reductase family protein, giving the protein MSNEGKSRKIILDLAVTLDGFIEGKNGEVDWCIMDPEMEFNNFLNQIDTILYGRKSYDLWGQYTSTIEDTNDEKEMWGLVHSKEKYVFSRTQKGYDNKAIFVSEHIPEEVNKLKNKPGKDIWLYGGASLITTFIDLGLVDEFRLSVHPVVLGEGKPLFIDIKQRLNLKLVNTRSFSSGVVQLTYHLNQE
- a CDS encoding FtsW/RodA/SpoVE family cell cycle protein; translated protein: MSKSNFDDFLNKVTSKVKSKEAHILIKKELSYHLKELSQSFQRRDFSKDEADEKAVQEMGNPFNLGENLNRIHRPKLDWVLLLLFGIIAAISFLPVSGWTFENEAIPDNYFVTRQAIWLSLSILVLVAFLFLDYRKLLRFWPYLYCFGFILLLYTYFLGVMKMGAMNHIEVSGVVINSTHCTLFLFFLAWIGILYRINTFKSWKKQMLLFFLFWIPIIFYMMLPNFTLTIMYISCVCIMFCFSKVHKSLAIKIITTSVGTGIILLVPLLFTPRGSHFFSERLSAFLYPEKDPGGYGWVYMVLKNAYSQAGWFGNGFTNDTFIQNLPDIFTDFVFPYLVYSFGWVFGIFLCLLLLFFIGRISTNAFKTKDLFGRLLVIGGASLISVPTIWNIFMGLGLLPLVSFSLPFISYGGSMLLFNSAILGLILSVYRRKDIIQTYSYIK
- a CDS encoding PadR family transcriptional regulator; translation: MDNLFSNLKNSMKKTVFKDFSFSNERKVAVKEAIRAKQSPNHLHSWKEETLYLLFELLQYEGKLGYDLSIQLIQHNDLTFQNNEGQLYSLLHLIEKKGFITSEWKGEKKYYSLTSKGQKCLASYKQTSPKQKFSLKHLLEEASL
- a CDS encoding sigma-70 family RNA polymerase sigma factor, encoding MSELRQMPLTIESLANKGDIINQLINDYSDDILHFVYTYVKNHTVAEDLTQEVLIKCYEKLHTFKQQSSIKTWAFRIASNHCKDYLRSWYYRKITLNEKILDFIPSKEKQVEDAVIQKDEETSLVNAVMTLPIKFREVIFLHYFEELTLSEISNVTGVNVNTLKTRLKRAKELVKSKIEEEV
- a CDS encoding VOC family protein, whose product is MQKVTPFLMFQGQAEEAMNLYTSLIEDSEITSITRYGANQPGDEGSVMQASFSLKGQEFMCIDSNIKHDFSFTPSFSIFLTCDSEQEIDELYEKLIDGGAPLMPLGDYGFSQKFGWINDKYGVSWQLNLPIN